The DNA sequence TAAGAAAATTAACATCCCTCATCTCTAAGCCATGATGCAGTATCCTGTTTTCTGAATTTCTAATCAACTACTTGTCCTGCAAGATCAAAAGTGCTTAGAAATGGAACGAGAAGAAAGACTACCACATTCTGCAGGAAGTGTTCAATGTCACCCGAGGTCGGTACGATTTTCTTTAGTGTTGAGCCTTGCATGTAATTACTTATTTCAGTTTTGTGTATCATGTAACCATGTCATGTGTGCATCAATGATCAGTCCTAAGACACCATGTACAAACTAAATGCAAAATCACATTGCATCAAAAACCATAGAAGATGCCTTTTCTCACCAAAATTGAAACAGTCACCACGAAGGTGACCACCTTTTAGAAGGCTTAAATAAAAGGCGAGCTTTACAAGCAAAAGGCCGGGCAAAAGTTCTTTCCATCTCTCTTCATTACTTCCCGTAGGTGGCTGCAGCCTAATCTGTCTTTCATACAAGATTTAATTATACCATATCAAACAAAAAGGATGAGTTGCAAATTCATATAATATGAATAGCTGCTAGTTCTTAATCCCACATTGAATCCTATATACAAACAAACTCCCTGTGCATTACAGAGAATGGAATTCTATGGGAAAATGCAGAGCTATCCCATAAGAAGTTTTGTTTATGTTAACAAGTAAATAGCATTTCTGCTGATAAGACCAGATTCTGCTCTTACACACACTGATGCTGCTCATTTGCAGTTAATGATAAATGATCTGGTACAAAATGCCTGTTATTTTTAAGCAGTGCCCAGGGCATTCGTAGCTGCATAAAATATACCATGTAACACAACCGGTGTCAGAATTTTATAAATGAATTATGAGAGTTGAAAGTGTTCAGCATCTTGCTGAAGGCATTTAGTGTATTGCAGGTTCAGGTCCTAAAAAATGGCAACTTAGCTTTTTTCCAGTCAACGAGATGGTTGTTAGGAACCAAGTTCCTGGCTCTATCTATTTATTCTTTTCAGTCAAAAGAATAAATCTCTTGGTATTCAAGAACAATGTTCTTGAACCGTAAGCAGAATTTACAAGAACAACCCCGTGGGAATACTGAGGTGGTAAGGGTTACTTTGAAGAAGACAACAAGCCAGACCTATATGTATAGAATGCTATAACTCAGCAGAAAGTGCCTACTGTGCACGATATTTATCTTCTTGCAGCCAAGGTGTCATTTTTGAAAACGCTGGTATCTCTGACATGTGATTTTCCAAGTAGCAAATATTGTCTCAGAACTTCAAGAGGCAGGGGGATATATGACTACAACAGACCAGGTGGATATTAATATAGGATGATTTCTATGCTGTTTTTAATCGACGTGCAGCAAACAGTAATGTTGACCCAGCAGGCAACTAGGTTGTTGTTCAGCTTAGTTTATCTAAAAAAAACTTTACTGTTACGCTTGTAGCTAGATAAGCTGAAGCACACCGTTAAAGCCGCGTTTTCAAAATGCCTGTGGATTTCTAGGTATTTGCATTTGGCAGTCTatccctcttctcccttccctctccccaacaGAACATGTGTCTCTAACAAGGTAAAAGATCAAAGGAAATGCCAAAAATTAGCacgcagagcagaaaaaaattcttactagTTTTTCCAAGGCCATATAATGACGTGCTTGAATATGTCAAACATTTAGGAGGTCTGTTTTTATACCCATTTGGCATATATACCTAACTGTGCAGAGTGCACAAGAAAACAGAGTGGTCCCATGGACTTCTGCtgttcttttcttattctttgcatTTGGGTATATTGTGAATGTAGGTTCACAGTAGGTTTTAGTTTTTAGTCATCTCTTAATATATAGGAATACTGTGGATGTTTTAAAAGTAATTGGACTCTGAAAAGCCCAGAAAactgagtcttttttttaaattagggtaCACAAGAAAAACTTCTGAAACATGCTCCTGTTTAGTCCCCAATATCTCTTAGACTGTAATATACCTGCCCCTATAGAACCTTTCACGCAACACCATTGAAAAGGGCCACTCAATTCGGTACGTATTAACCTGTGACAGTCACTGTCACATGGTGTTACAGATGTCAGAAGCCTAGTATGCATTTTTTGGAGTATTAGATGTTTACGTTGCAAATGAGGGCAACTGCAGTCTTACAACTTGAGCTCCTTAAAAAGAGAAGTAGATACCCAGGCTTTATGCCACCAGTGGTGAGATCAGTcaacattatttttacttttgtcaGAAAGGTGCTATGTGACCTGAAGCGCAACACTTAACTTCTCTGCTCTTTTAGTTTTGCCCATAGCTAATAGCAATAATGAAATTATTCACAAATGACAGGCAGAAATTGGGGTGACTGAAGATACACATGATTGTTTTCACTCATGTTATTCAAACTGCAGTACGAATGACATGATCTTCAATAGGACTACTCTTAGTCTTACAATTAAGTACGTAATTAGCTGTAAACTGATCTAAGGATTATTTTGCCATGAAATAAAAGATGTAATTTGTGGATGAATGTACCAAATGAATAATTatctaaatataatatttttagagAGACTAACGGAGAGAGTTTATGTATATGATTTACAAATTGGGTCCCAATTCGTTGATACAATGCATCTAAGGTAAGTCAGCTTATACCGAGCAGGAAGAGGGCAAAATGGGCATACAGCTTCTGATACGGGAAgttctttcctgttttgctcATCTGTCAGGTTCACAGAGTGCAAAGCAATGGCAAATTTGGCTCCCAAACCCCCCAAATTAAAGCAATGTCAAGAATATAACTCTGAAATGACCCAAATGTTACAAACATATAACAAATGAGTGATATTTGGTTCCTAAGTGTATATTCACAATTATGCTGTTATTTAGAGGCACTTATGATACCCATTATACTACAAAACAAACGTTCTCTGGAAGGTAATAGACGAAGAACTATTTGCAAAATTGCTCAGAATAGTCTAAGAACTCTTTTAGTAGTATATGTACATGGACTAGCAAACAAAATAGTTTAGATGAAACAATGAGTAACTTCACTGTGTTGAGTGTGGACGTCTGCTGGAGGGTCCCAGAGTTCCATCCggaaaagaaaatgttcaaaatCCAAAGACTAGAAACCAAAATCTGCAATCCTAATAAAGCCTCAAAACCTGTTCAAATTTGTGAGGATGGCTGAGAACTCATATTGCCTTCCCACTGATTCACAATAATTAATTCCACTTGTTTCTTTATGATTTTAATAAGTAATGCAAAATTATCCTCTATAATCTCCAAAGAGCAAGTGTTGAAGTACTACGTTTAATAGCTCATGGTCTCTGACGTCTGTGCTTATGTTATTGGACTTACTCCTGGAAATCAGTGGAACTCAGTAAGGAAAAGGTTAGGAATGAAACCGTAATATGTTTTCACAGCCTTTCATGGTAGAAGTTCTTAGTCCTGAGATGTGTTGACCCTCGCTATCCGGAATAATTAACAGGATGGATGAATGTTTAACATTGCAGGGGAGGGGTGGGAAGAATGAACCGGTAGCAGTAAGCATCAAGGTCAGTGTGCTACTATTATTGTATGCTGgtacaaataataaaaagatgcCATTTGGAGAGATACTAGATGTCCTGACAGTTTCTTGTCACAACACAACAGCAATTCTAATGCCATTAACAAATGATCGTTCAGAGAAGAGTAATACTTCGAAATGCCAAACGTGCCAGCTGTAGAAAGCTCCTTTCATTGTTCTCACATCTAGTCGTTATTCCGATAATGTATCCTCAGTCCTGGCCAAAATCCAGTCAACTAAGTTGCATACCAAAAAGTCACTAAATTCAGGCTATTAGAGATAAACACACAAACCAAAGTGTTATATGTTttgtatgcactttttttttttttaatacaaacttaCCAAGACTATTTGTTTTAGAGGGTTGATATCTTCTcacaaaaaaatcatgaaattaaGGATGAGATCCTGGAGAATAAAAAAACTCTGGCCTTGCAGGAACCCATACTATACCTATTTCCCAGCCAGGAGATTGCAAAGCTTGCTCTAAATGTAACTGAGGTAGTTTAAAAGTTTGTAAGCTGAAAACGTAATGAAACTGAAACATCTCTTTTGGCAGGTACAACACTTCCCCTGGATGTGTGGGATGGCTGGAAAGACTGCTTGACTGCATGTCTCTTAGGAAACAAAGTACAGCATTATCTGCCTGAGGAAAAGCCAGTACTTAAGTATGGTAAGAAAATGCAACACAATGTTTTTCCACTCACGTTTTCCCAATTATTATTCTATTCTAAAACAGCTTCTTCAAGAGTTGACTGGCGTTGTTGTTCAACAATATGAACCATctcctaaaagagaaaaaatcatgTAAATAAAAGAAGTTATGCATCATTTTAGTAGTGAAGAATgtcagtattgattttttttggctTGATTTAACATAATAGGAATACATGTTCTTAGAAAGTCATTTTATTTGGACATACGGGAATAGTAATGCCGTCTCTGAAGGCTTCCGTAAAGATCATGACTTTCTTATTAGCAGTTTAGAGTAAGTTATCCTTTCGGTCAAGCACTCCTTAAAATAGTCTTACAATACATCTGCCTGCTATTTGAATATATTCACCTGCTTTTCCTAGATTggtaaaatagcatttattttgcagCTAGAATAGTGAGGGGAATAAGGAGCTTTTTTCCCTAGGCTAATATGTTTCCTTGGCAGTTTTGCAGCCCTGTGTCCTGTGTATTTCTCCCTTATTCAATGGCTATCGATGCTTCCTTGCTGCATAGTTAGGCCGCAATACAGTGCGGGACCGTGATTtaagaacacaaaagaaaaatatcctattGCTGATCCTGTTGGTAAAGTCCCTCTCAGAGAAAGAGCATGGGGATAATATGATCTACcactgtttcctttcttctgaatAAATGACAAGACATGGTTTATAATAGAGCTGTGAGAAAAACTAGACAAGTTTGAGAGGTCTTTCTGCACCACTGCTCCCAACCAATGCCAGGTGGAAACATGCTTGCCAAATACATATTCAGAATGTCAGTGTTAGAAGTCTAAGCTAGTGCTGTCTTTTTGCGTTGGATCCCAGCTAATGGAACTGATGGAAACAAACGATGTGGAGATCCTAACCCAGTAGTGGTTTCGCACATTAAAATCTGTGCTGAGTTCAGACTACTTCTGTCAAAAACGCTGTCTCTCCAGCAGTTGTGTATGACTGATAGCTCATGGCAGTATCACACGTGAGTgtaatctttttcctttaaacGCGGGCAACGTGGCAAGATCTCACTGTTAATATGCTGTGATACATAAAGGGCTTATGTTGGCAGAATGGACTTGGCCAGCATATTTGAGGAAGAACAGCACAATCTGTATCAGGAGAAATGTGATGGtagaacaggaagaaaattgtTACATACAGAGTACCAAATACGGGGGAGTGACTCTcaaatatctatctatatctgGTTTCTGTTGGTAGAAGAATAAACTACAGACTGTTCTGTTCCGTGGTCATTGCAGAATGGGTGGCTGTACCAAACACAAGAACTATCTTGACAAATCTGCCCTTTCTTCCATATTTTAACCACCATCTTCCATTCTGTAACTCTGGTGTTTAATACCTGCCTTTTGCAGAAATTCAGCGCTCTGATAGTCTCGTATTCTTTTCATTGGTTTTCATAActcattcagttttctttcttttaaggatCCTTTGCATAACATTTCGAAACTCAAGCATAAAGCGTGAGCAGCTATGGAATTCCTCAAGCTACGTGAACAGTAAATATCTCTGCTGTCTGTGAAATCTCTTCTTGATGCTGCGTAACTATAGTAGGATATCAGAATGTATTTTGTATATTATATATGGTCATCTGTAAGTACCTCCcttcaaaaaaagttttattttacttaccTAAATGGGAGCCATATAGCCCAAGCAAATCACCGGAATGCTAAACTTTTAGATTTACATATCCTGCAGTATAACTGAATGGCTCCTTAACGATACATATTTTCGCATCACCAGACTGAAAAGTAGTAGCTGTAACTTCAAACTTTAATCTTTTGTTAATCCTTGGTGATATTAAACAActtgttttttttgctttacaatTTTTTAGTATATTTGCGGGTGTCAAAAATATGCGGCTCTTCGCGTGGCAGCATTTTTGGCCAACTTATGCTTACAGAATAAATCCTGCAACAGGGAGTAGGACCTCGCGAAGCAGTTTGTGTCGATCCTTACAGACATCGGTGTGTGGAAACGGAGCCTACAAATATAAACAAATGCCCTGTTCATGCAGCTACAGAAGCAGGCCAATTAATAATACTAAGGCCATTGTCAGTTGTAGTGTAATATGCCTTGAATGCCAAAATCCAGCAGGACAAATTCCTCCgaagataaatgaaaaacaaacagaaggactGTGTTATATTTAGTTACCCAAGTGTGGGTTCCCACTGAATCTCTAATTTGTGCAGGGTGCATCTTCCGGCGATCCGTTAAAGGCTTTTACTAGTGTCTGAAGAGCTGCAGTATGACTGGACGAAATTAAACCGTACTGCGATAACGCCAGCACCTACCGTCTGAGGTGTCTAGACTTGTACCAGCCTGTCTCCCTGAGTCCTTTCCAAGTCTCACTGgtaattcttttaattctttctttcacGTGCCTTATTCTCTTTCACTTTGAGGTAGTGAAGGTACGAATTCTGCAAAAACGCTCTTGGATTAACTATTTCCTGCTAATTAGTATTTCCTGATGATGCTTTCACATAAGCTACATATAGTGTCCTGTCGAACTACACTGGAATAGTGGTACATAACaaggggggcaggggaggagatcTGCATTCAAAGAACCATTTCATAAAAGTACATCTCTCGCGTTGGCAGGCGGATTGCCTTTTCCGAGCAGGCCGCTTCCACCTCTAGTTTCTGGAAATCTCAGAAAATGATCTATACCATGTTCGGTTTGAAGTTATTTCCTGAAATAGCAGTAAAATCGCATCTGGGGGCGACGGCTGTCAGGGTAGGAAAAAGGAGGCGCGATCAGTTTGTGGGTTTTGGTGCCGGCGGTTCCTGCCCTCCTGCCGCCTCGGAGCTCGACGACCGCGGAGCGACCCGCTTCGCCCTCCTGCCCCGAACACCCCTGCGAGTAATACTGGGGAACCACAATCCCTGTGAAATTTAGGCAGAGTTTGCAACAAATAATAATTAACTGCTGTGGCGAAAAATGAAATGATTGGGAACGGTTTTGCTTCTGAAGCAGGTCTCCCTCGAGCAGGGTGCCGCCGGCCGGCTCTGCTTCCGGGGACCAGAAGGACACGCCAAGTCGGGAGCCGGTACGTAATCTCGGAGTAAAACGCACGGCGGTTTcgcgggggagcggggctgcagcgcggctggcgccgcccgcgccgggccctgcggcgccccctggcggccccttcctgggcgggcgggcgggcgggcaccgCCCCTTcctgggcgggcggcggcggccggggccggagggcggCGATGCTGCTGGTGCTGTCGGAGGAGCAGCGGGAGCACCTGGGCCGCCTGCCCGGCCTGGGCGCCGCAGGTGCGGGTGccggtgcgggtgcgggtgccggtgccggcggcggctgctgccccgcggggccttggcggggggcgcgggcggggcgggctctGCGGCGCCCTCAGCCGAGCCGCCTCTCTCGTTTCAGCCGCGGGCGAGCTGGGGCGGCTGGCGGTGGAGctgctgcggcgcggcgcggccccgcgcgccctcgAGGCGGCCGCCAGTaagagcggggccgggcggaggggggggccgggaccgggaccagcggggcggggggggccgggatcggggggggccgggaccagcggggcggggggccggggccggggggggcccggaccggggaggggggccgggaccagcggggcgggggggggccgggaccgagcggggggcgcgctgggaggcgCCGCGGGAAGGCTCCGGCCgcggcctcctcttcctctccttcgcCTCTCCCCCATAAGAAGCtggtttgggggttgtttttgtgcgtggtttttgttgctttgggtttCGTTTGTGATCCCCCTCGTCTACtagccccttccagcctctttcgGGAGGCGCGCTCAACCCTCCgctgcttttcttccctgtgcGCGCTTTGCAGGCTAGCTTTGGGTGAGTCTGCAGGCTTGTGGCTTGTTGCGGCGGCAACTTAATGGTGGAGTAAAAGGTGTTTCGTGCTTCCTTTGAAGGAAAACTTGATGTTAGCGCCGACGCGGTTCAGCAGGGAGTGGAAGGGTTGACGTACCTGCTCACTGAGAGCGCCAAGCTCATGGTAAGGCCGCCTTCGCCGAGCGCgtgaggggctgcgctggggggtGTCCGGGCGCGGGGGGCGAACCGCTCCGAAAGTCTGATGTGAGAgatctgtttaattttaaaaaaaaaaaaaaaaagaaggaagtgatGTCTGCCCTCATGCAATTCTCCCCTTTGAAACGCTGCATCTGTGAGGACGACTCAGGTTGTCTGCAGTCTGCGTCCAGCGTCTTTGAAGCTAAAACTCGACAGTGGGTTAACAGCCTGTAACAAGAACGTACAGCAACTTAGGCTGC is a window from the Struthio camelus isolate bStrCam1 chromosome 9, bStrCam1.hap1, whole genome shotgun sequence genome containing:
- the ANKUB1 gene encoding LOW QUALITY PROTEIN: protein ANKUB1 (The sequence of the model RefSeq protein was modified relative to this genomic sequence to represent the inferred CDS: inserted 3 bases in 2 codons; substituted 1 base at 1 genomic stop codon), coding for MLFGKQYQEMMESRTEPDLSGKGYFEEDNKPDLYVXNAITQQKVPTVHDIYLLAAKVSFLKTLVSLTCDFPSSKYCLRTSRGRGIYDYNRPGGYKRNETETSLLAGTTLPLDVWDGWKDCLTACLLGNKVQHYLPEEKPVLKYANGTDGNKRCGDPNPVVVSHIKICAEFRLLLSKTLSLQQLCMTDSSWQYHTILCITFRNSSIKREQLWNSSSYVNKILQQGVGPREAVCVDPYRHRCVETEPTNINKCPVHAATEAGQLIIXKAIVSCSVICLECQNPAGQIPPKIXMKNKQKDCVIFSYPSVGSH